TGCAACTGTTCACTCAACTTTCACCCAACACTGGCCTCTGTGTTAATGTGCTATATAATGATACACGTATGATCTCATGTCTTCCTAACTAATACCCCAAGAGGTTGTTCCTAGCATgattaccattttacagatgagaaaaatcaggtgtgtgtgtgtggggggattTGGGCTCAAGGGACAAAGCCAGGTAAGTGGCAGGGCCAGAATCCTAGCACTTCTAGTGCTTGCCTGACTCCAGCCTGGCACTCATATCCCTAATTGGCCTAACTCTCCAGACAGATGGCCAGGAGAGCAGGATGGGACTGGGAGAGGGTCTATGAGAGCCTGTGCAGGTGGGCCTACCCATGCAAGGCGCTGGTGAGCAGGGGCAACTGCCTCGTGTCCCTCTCGAGGCGGAGGGAGGCGGGGGTGTCCCTCAGCGAGATCATCCCCTCGGGGCTCCGCGTCTCTTTCAGGATCTGCGGCTCCCGCTGGTAGGCCACACGGATCCGGAACACAAACCCATCCTgttggaagaggggaggggatgggagatGGGGCACCCTGACACCCCTGTCCCTTCCTCCCCCCGTATCCCTGCCCAGTGCCCACCTAACCTTGAGGACGTCGGTGTGTGTGGCTGTGGCGCGGCATGGCAGCCCATGCTGCTGAGTCAGCAGCTCTGCCAGGCGCAGCTGGAAGGCAGCACGGACCCTGCGAATGGCCTCAGCATCCTGGGGCCACTGCCCACTGCCCTCCAGGTGACACACCACTGCGAAGAAGAGGGAGAGGCCTCAGTCTACGGCCGGGGGTAGACAGCAGTCCCTTTCAGCCCCTTGCAAGAGTTCCCTCACCAGTCATGGGCTCCACATAGGCTGGGCAGGGCTTGTCAGGCCGGGGCAACAGTGAGGCCCGCTCTCGCAGCTGCTCATAGAAGGAGTGGGCTGGACGGACTGGGGTTGGCGGGAACACCTGTGGGAGAAGGGAGGCTAAGGAAGAGGACGGGGAGCTGGAAGAGAGAGTACTGGGTGAGTGAGGCAGAGTGGGGTGTCACCCAGTGGAAAGGGCTCCCTGCTCCTGACCTCAGTATAGCGCAGCACAGGGTGAGCTCCCTGCACAGCAGACACGGTCAGCGGAAGACCATCCAGGCCCCACAGCAGGCGGCTGAGGTCATCGTAGCAACGCACTGCAGCTGCCAGGGCCTCCTCACCGGTGCTGGAGGTCTGaggggagaaaagacaatcaGGAGGGCAGGACCTTACAGGAGGGCAGGACCTTACAGGAGAGCCGGACCAACTGGGATACAGCCTTGGCTCAGGCTGCTGCTGCAGAGCCAGAGGGCCCCCTGCTGGACACTCAGGGAAGTGCAGCCTGGCTAAGGTGGTGGGGCCTGTCCAGCCCCATTCCAGCCCTCCCCAAATCCAGCCACACAGGCTACTCGCCCAACCGTCCCTAGCCTTGACCCCAGCCCTGAACCAGGGCCCTCACCTCTTTCAGGCCTTGGATCAATGCGTCCAGGAGGCCCCCCGTATAGTGGACACAGGTATCTGGAATGTCAGCGTGGCTGGAAAAGGGGCACAGAGAGCGTGGGCACTGGGGGCCAGGGAGAGAGCTGCTAGATGTGAGCAGCTCACACCAAAAGCTTGGGCCAGAGCCTCCTAAAAGGCTCCACAGCCCATGCCCACCTCCTGGCATTCAGATGCTAACACTCACAGTGCCAAGAGATGAGTGACCACTTGGTGGGGAATGAGACGCTTCTGAGCCATAGAGGCAGCCTCCCAGACTACAGCTTCCCGGATGGCTCCATCCTGGAAACGCCGAAGCTCGGAGCGAGAGCCCCAGAACTGGCGGAAGTCGGCAGCCTAGGGAGAAGACGATGGTGGGAGAGATCAACAAGGAAGGGGTTCTGTCAGAAATCTCCCGACAGGCCTCGAGTCAGGTGGCAAGAGGATAGTCCACCCCACTCCTGCCAGTACGCACGCTGAGCTTCCCAAGACAGGGAAAAATCACCCCTGAGACCCCCAGCTGCTCACCTCAGGCTGGTCAGCCTCAGGACCCAGCTCAAGAACACTGGTCAGCCCCTCAGGCCGGAggagcaatcccagggtcaggacgCCTGGATCTCTGTGCTTCGGTGGCTCCTGGCTGATGTCCCACTGCAGGGTGTAGAGAGGCTGAGCTCAGTCCAAGTGCCTCCCAGCTAGGTCAGGAAACCCCCTTTCTAGTTAGAGGGATGGGGTGCCTTGTGTATCCCCTGGGCCCCAGGGTCCTCCTCTCTCAGTCCCACAAACTCCCCAACCCACCCCACCTCACCTCTGAGACTGGGGGCCGAGAGTGGGCCAGCAGCTGTACCCGGGACCCCAGGCCCTGCTCCAGGAGGGTGGTGAGTGGGCCCAAAGCCGCTGAGACATAGTCCCCACCGAGATCCTGTAGCTCTGGCCACAGCTTCAGCCGGTGACACGCTGCCTGCAGGCGACTCAGTGGAcggaggctggggggtgggggggcagggaagGACAAAGGTGGGGGGCATTAGGTACTGCTGGCCCCAGGTATTACCCCCGCCATCACTAGGGAGATCGATCAGAGTACCAGTCTGAAGATCTCGGCCCCCTCACTAGCCCTGAGGCAACAGGATTCACTGACGTATCACCCTGAAACTCACTGCACAATGTGGTCAAAAGCCCGGATCATGGGTTTGGGAGTCATCAGGAGCAGCTGGAACCCATCGTCAGCTTTGCTGTCCAGCAGTGCCATAGACAGCCGAGCCTCGTGCTGCACCTGGGGTCATGGAGCAAGCAAGGAACCCGCCATGTGAGACCACCAGCACTGCTCTCTCCCCTACTGGACCCAGGGCCCAGACGCAGAGACATGCTCTAGAGAGGAGTTGCTGGTGTCCTGGTGCTGGCAGAAGGGACAGCGGCTGGGCTGGGACACTGGGGGAACTCAGGACAGTGGGAGACAACTGGTACCTGGTGGTAAGTGGAGGCAGTGATATCAGCACAGAGGTTGAGACGGCCCGAGGAGTCCAGGAAGACAACAGGGAAGGCCTGGTGGAAGTCAGCCAGGGCcggctgggagagggagagagaagccagTCAGGGCTGGGCCTTAACTTCAGGGCTCCGGGCACagacatgtgtgcgtgctaagtcgcttcagtcacgtccgactctttgtgacctgtggactagcccaccaggctcctctgtccatgggattctccaggcaagaatactggagtgggttgccatggcctcctccaggggatcttctagacccagggatcgaaccctcgtctcatgtttcctgtattggcaggtgggttctttaccactagtgccaccttggaagacCAGACTCAGCACCACCCTACTCACCAGGGAGGGATCTGAGCTGAAGCATAAACTGATCCCGTTGACGGTCAGATCTGTACTGGCTGAAATGAACCAGAGAAGGTGGTTGTGTCAGAAGGAATCCCCCTTTCTAAGGACCCAGTCCCCGTGACACCCACCCTCCAGACAGGTGACTGCAACTGTCTGCCTCTGAGGTTCGCTTTACTCCTCTGTCTGAGGACAATAAAGCAAATGATCCCTGATGGGGATGATCAGGACCCTTGGCCTTTCCGAGTCCAGCTGCCTCACCCAGAAACTGCAGGGTGCTTCTCAGCACCTGGTAGCCGCTCATGGTGGTGTGGATCTTGCGTGTGGACACGAGGAAGGCCACCACCATGGAGACAAGGAACCCGCTGAATCCTCCCAGGCCCTGAGGGAGAAACAGATGGAGAGGCCGATGCTCAGAACCAGCCCACCACTCATCGAGACCCAGGGAAACCGGGCCACTTCCAGCTTACCTTGTCCAGTTCCCGCTGCCGCAGCCAGACCTTCAGAAGTGCCACCCCATCCTTCAGTCCTGAGGCTGAGCCCAGCACAGCTGACAGCAGCTGCACGTGGGATTCAAGGGCTGTGTCCTGCAGGAGCCATGTGTTatagtggggggtggggggttctgGGCTAcctgcaggaggaaaggggaagccGTGAGAGGAGAGGGCCCCATAATACCCTGTCCTCCAACCCAGCCTTGACATCACCATCTACTCACCATCCCCAGAAGGACTTTGCCCTTGGTACCAGGCAGAGCGCACATTGCTCTTGGACGGCAGCAGGCGGCACGGGCGGAAGAAGTCAGGTGGAGGGCAGGGATGCAGACGAACGGTGACCAAACGCTCATCCTTCCCTGGGGGGAGACAGGTGATGCTGAGACCCTGCAGCCACCCTGGAgtcagagaagcccctgcactaCCCTCCCACATAAAGGCCCCATGCCCGTCCACCTCAGAATTGGAGGTCCCAATACCCTTCCCCTGAGACTTGAGGCCCAGGTCTTCTCTCGCCATGGACTTAAGACCCCTGTGCCTCCCCTACCAGATCTGTCCATCACCCCACACTGTGCCTTCCACCCAGTGTGTGCCTCCCACCGTGAGGCCGCAGCAGCAGCGAGGGTTTCAGGTGGCAGCCGTTGGTGTAGGAAAAG
This is a stretch of genomic DNA from Bos javanicus breed banteng chromosome 8, ARS-OSU_banteng_1.0, whole genome shotgun sequence. It encodes these proteins:
- the NOL6 gene encoding nucleolar protein 6; this encodes MGPAPARAEHRGTAGEPEVMESALEGTGKEGKKESLKKRKMAGSPGEGLLQPVKLSRAELYKEPTNEELSRLRETESLFHSSLLRLQVEELLKEVRLSEKKKERIDAFLREVNQRIMRVPSTPETELTNQAWLPDGVQVPIHQVPYTVKGRFHFLPPAQVTVVGSYLLGTCIRPDINVDVALTIPREILQDKDGLNQRYFRKRALYLAHVAHHLAKDPLFGSVRFSYTNGCHLKPSLLLRPHGKDERLVTVRLHPCPPPDFFRPCRLLPSKSNVRSAWYQGQSPSGDGSPEPPTPHYNTWLLQDTALESHVQLLSAVLGSASGLKDGVALLKVWLRQRELDKGLGGFSGFLVSMVVAFLVSTRKIHTTMSGYQVLRSTLQFLASTDLTVNGISLCFSSDPSLPALADFHQAFPVVFLDSSGRLNLCADITASTYHQVQHEARLSMALLDSKADDGFQLLLMTPKPMIRAFDHIVHLRPLSRLQAACHRLKLWPELQDLGGDYVSAALGPLTTLLEQGLGSRVQLLAHSRPPVSEWDISQEPPKHRDPGVLTLGLLLRPEGLTSVLELGPEADQPEAADFRQFWGSRSELRRFQDGAIREAVVWEAASMAQKRLIPHQVVTHLLALHADIPDTCVHYTGGLLDALIQGLKETSSTGEEALAAAVRCYDDLSRLLWGLDGLPLTVSAVQGAHPVLRYTEVFPPTPVRPAHSFYEQLRERASLLPRPDKPCPAYVEPMTVVCHLEGSGQWPQDAEAIRRVRAAFQLRLAELLTQQHGLPCRATATHTDVLKDGFVFRIRVAYQREPQILKETRSPEGMISLRDTPASLRLERDTRQLPLLTSALHGLQQQHPAFSGVARLAKRWVRAQLLGGELTDESLDLVAAALFLHPEPFSPPSSPQVGFLRFLFLISTFDWKNNPLIVNLNNELTVEEQVEIRSVFLATRAKLPVMVIVTPQDRKSSVWTQDGPSPQILHQLVILAAEALPVLEKQLMDPRGPGDIRTVFRPPLDMYDVLIRLAPRHIPRHRQAVDSPAASFCRGLLSEPGPSSLMPVLGYDPPQLYLAQLREAFGHLALFFYDQHGGEVIGVLWKPTSFQPQPFKVSNTKGRIVVSQGGEPVMVPNVEAILEDFAILGEGLVQAVEARSERWTV